The genomic window ATTGTCTAAACTTATTCTCTAGACCGAAGAATATGAGCGCCTGGTCTGGGAAGCAAGCCACCCCACCGCTCTTTGTTTAGAAGGGAGCACGGCCCTGGTTCACGGAAACACAGAGTCGCTGCTACTTTCCAGGGCCTTCCCACCTGCCCCCGGGCCTTTGCATAAACTGCAGGGCATCCCGGGTACTCACTCATACGTCCAGCACAGCTTCATCAGCTCGTACATCTCCCTTGGACACCCGGTGGGGCACCccatcctctctcctttctccagcaTAGCCGAAACTTCACTGCCTTTCATGCCCTAAAATGCAAAACATACCCAAGCTTGTTTAAGGCAGCgttcagcaaaacaaaacaaaacacaacagatAAGTCTTACTCCCACCCCAAAGAGGCAAAAGTACACGCTGCACAATTTCACTTATAAAAAGTACACAAACCGGAGCCCCTAACCCATGATCTAGGAGTCAGACGGGGTTGCCCTTGGGGAACGACTTGTGCGTGCAGGGGGCACAGTGGGCCTTCTGTTCATCATCTGGGGGCTGGTTTCACGGGCACACccgtttgtgaaaattcatcaagctgtattCTAGCACAGGTGCCCTTTTTGGTAtgcatattttgattttaaaaaatctaaaatatttaactgAACTGccagttaataaataaataaatatatatatatatacacacatatatttccacTCTAATTATAATGTCAACGTGGGTCTCTTTTATGCATATTTATAAGTGTAATGCACAATGAAACTAAGTAAACTGTGCAGttaatatcacatttttttttcagtttagaaTAAATGGAGGTCATATCCACTGCTCACTGTCAAAAGACAGTGAAAGACTCAGACAGGGAGCCCAGATTTTAGGAGTTTATGATTTTTGACGTCCTGTGACAATCATCCGGGGCTTGTCTGTTGGGCTGGCCACGTAGCTAGAACCGAAATAGCAGGGGCTCACCCGATAGGGCTTCTGCCCGTAGGAGAACGCCTCCCACATCAACACCCCAAAGCTCCAGACGTCGCTCTTGCTGGAGAACTTGTAGTAGTTGATGCACTCTGGAGCGTACCACTTCACCGGCCACTTCCCGTGGGTCTGGGCCTGAAAGCAAAGCAGACAGAGACCCTCGGTGACAACTGGGTTGTGGACGCCTGGGTTCACAGCAGCAAACGGTGCGGGGTCCCCACGCGTCCCCCGCCGGAGGACTGGATAAACAGCAGGTCCATATCCACGCGATGGAGTATCACCGGGCCTCCAGTGGGAAGGGACTTCTGACGCACATAACAGCATGGATGGAGCCTGAAGACATCAGGCTCGGTGCAGTCAGCCGGCCAAGTCCCTGCAGTACTAATATTGCATGAAAGCACTCACCCGAGGCCCCTAGAGGGTCCAAGTCACAGGGACGATTGCCAGGGAATGGGGGGCTTGAGCAGGACAGGGGAGTCGCTGTCTAATGAGGACAGAGTTTCAGAGAATTCTGGAGAGTGGCTGTAAGCACAGGGGACGTTCTTAACATGACCGAcgtgcacacttaaaaatggttcagatgGTAAAATTTATGTCAACAGATAAAATTGATGtgtgttaaccaaaataaaaaaaaaaggaataaaatgactcatgaaataaaaaaattaaaaaaaaaaaatgactcatgaAATGccctgtgcgtgtgtgcatgtacgtATTTGGTCCGaatcttaaaaatagatatttaaatcttaaaaaaattaaaattttaagatttcattatattttttaagattcaggCTGTATTTCTTgtgcctttttatctttttctcttgccTCTTCCTTTGGCTACTCACAGCTTCATGGAGCTTGTGCCAACACAAGAGCCCAGCCTGAATTTTAGCTTCATGGTTGTGCTCCAAGAAATACTGGGCTATTCCCAAGAATAGTTAACTATTACTGGGTACTTGTCTATGGTTTTCGGCCAACGTTATTTTGTCACAGACTGCTAGtatggctttaaaaatgttttaaacttttctcttttttaagattttatttttaagtgatctctacacccaacgtgaggtttgaactcacaaccctgagatcaagcgtccCACGCTCCACCGATGGAGATAGCCAAGTGCTCCAaaaatgttttcaactttttaatttaaaaaagcaaggggagggcgcctgggtggctcagttggttaaaaaagCAAGGGGTAGTAAAGAGATCAAAATTGTGCCCAGCAGAAACCCTTTCCTCTGGGGCTTAGAGTTCAGTGCGTAAGTCAGTCCTGCTGCCTCCTGGGGAGGTCACGCTAACAAGCACgcttggggggagggagggaggtgggctgCCCCACGGTGGGTCAGCAGGGCCCCAGCCCAGGACATCGCCCTGAGACCATAGGCACCATGGGTGTCTCTAAATGACACTCTGATTACCCTTTTGTCTCAATCATGTAACACATTATTTTTAGATTCTGGTTTCCAAAGTTGTGAACAATATAGTCATATGtgttatttcaattttaatttaaattttgaggTGATATAAAGATGACCCTTTGATGAGTCCTAAATATGTCAAAAAGTGAAGTCTCTCTCCACCAACTTCAAATCTTCAGCCATAGAGATGGGCGCGTTTGATCATTTTTCCTGaatctttccagaaaaaaatctatatccaAGTACAGGTAGGTAACATATACGTTTGGGAGGTAGAAAAGTTAGGGACATGTGTTTTGCACTTTACTTTTTGATTCTTCTCCTTAACCACGtgttgtggacattactgctataaatattggggtgcatgtgcccctttgaatcactatggtTGCATCCTTTGGATAATACCTAGTAGTATaatttgctgggtcatagggtagctctatttttaactgttttaggagcctccatactgtagGAGTGGTATGAGTGGCATCcttccttgttcctgatcttagaggaagagCTTTCAGTCTTTCTCCATTGAGTCTGATGTGAGcagtgggcttgtcatatatgcctttattgtgttgaggcatgttccttctatacccactttgttgaaagtATTCATCATTAAAGGATACTGGaatctgtcaaatgcttttcctgcatctattgagatgaccatatgatttttatctttcattctattaatgcaGTGTACCACATTTATtgttttgcagatgttgaaccatccttgcatcccaggataaatcccacttgattgtggtgtatgattcttttaatgtgttgCTGAAGTCAGTTTGCCAGTATTTTATTGTGAACTTTTGCATGTATGTTCAGCAGGGAttttggcctatagttttcttttgtggTACTGTCCTTATCTGGccttgggatcagggtaatgctggctttggaAAACGAGTTTGAGcatgtttcctcttcttccattttttggaagagtCTGAGAAGGACTGGCATTAAGTCTCTTTTAAATGCTTggcagaattcacctgtgaattcTGTTAAGATCCCTTTGGCCTAAAGTATAGTTCAagtccagtgtttccttattgattttccgTCTGAATGACCTATCCATAGATAAAAGTGGGGTACTGAAAATCCTTACTACTAATGTAtagttgtctatttctcccttcagatatGTTAGTATTTGTTTATTCAGGTTATATTCAGAAAGTTCCCCAACAttgggtgtatatatatttagaacTGTTATAACTTCTTAATGAATTGATGCCATCATTATTATATGACGAcgttctttgtttcttgttacagaTTTTGACttcaagtctattttgtttgctataaatatagctactcctgctattttttgtttccattttcatggatgGGCTCAGGCAGGTAAAATGGCGCTGTGCTCCCATCTCTTTCTGTGTAGCTATTCAGTCTAGATTTTCCTCTCTAGTTATCACGATGAAGCGTGTGTTCCAAAGTGCCTCCGGACGGAACACCTGCTTTTCTCTGGCGTGTGCTTGGGGCTGTCCCTCTAGGCTGCCGTTTCCTCTGCTTCACTTCCCCCCGGTGTCTGTAAAGGGCTCACTCGGTGCTTTTCTAATGGTGGCTCATCTCTGAAGGGGCTCTGCTCTGGAGCCAGCTTCTCTCTGGAGGATGGAGTACTGCTGGACAGCTCTGCTCTTGCtgctcatccttttttttttttttttttttttaaagatttatttatttatttgagagagagaatgagatagagagagagcacatgagaggggggagggtcagagggagaagcagactccccgctgatcagggagcccgatgcgggactcgatcccgggaccccaggatcacgacccgagccgaaggcagtcgcccaaccaaaaGAGCCACTCGGGCGTCTTGCTGCTCATCCTTATGCCAGTCCCTAGCTGACCAAGACCCACTGTCCCCATCTGCCACACGCACGGCGGCCGTCCCAGAGAGAAGTGAGAGGGTGGGCGAGTGGGGGACCCCGCACTCCAGGGTGTGGCGCCCAGGGCAATCCCACGGCCCCCATCCTGCCATCCTCAAGTGAGAGCCTCAGGGTGGGCCGTCTATTTCTGAGAATGCTGGACTCTCCCAGGGACCTGGAGAGTTGGAAATCTGTTCTTGGCCCCCTCTTTCACTATCTGAGTTCCCTTCCCATTACATTTTCTAGTTGATCAACCTAGACTCAACATACACACTGTGACCGAGTTCATATGAGGCTTTCTtatgtttttcccttcctttcgtTGCTATCAGTTCATTTTGGGGGTTGAGGGGGGGCTCTGAGAAATCCTGTAAGGATCAACCTGTtcaacacatttttccaaagtaatttAAGGAAAGAAttctattcttgtgtgtgtgtgtgtgtgtgtgtgtgtgtgttttaatgaatTATCAATTAATACCTTGATTCCTTTTTGTTCCCAGGAATATAGTTTGGAAGATACTATTCAGAGTAAACCCAAGTTGTGATATAttagagtattttcattttataaaacaacatAATCAAAGCttaacaagaacattttttacatAGGCAAATTCAATAGGTAAATTGCTTCTTGAAACCCTATCATAATCAAATAAAGAACACAAACACTTGCATTTCAGATTCTCACCACCTGCTTTGCATACTGGAGAAATTTTTCATACCTTATAGTAGTTTTCGTCAGCACGAAGTGCTTTGGAAAGTCCGAAATCACTGATCTTGGCATAATGTTGAGTGACCAGCAATACATTTCTTGCAGCCAGATCTCTGTGCACAAAATTGCACTCCTCCAGATATTTCATTCCCATAGAAACCTGATGGACCAGCTCTATGATGTTCTTATCCTTAACGTGCCTGAAAGTTATAGATGTGTCTTTAGTGATGGTGGACAGCAGTCCATCTGGGACCAACCAACCATGCTCTTCATTCCtctcatttcctatttttcttaagAGTAATAAGTGGTGACAAACAACCTTGTTAGCTTACAGCTGCTCAGAACTGAGCACCGTTATCCTGGTATTCAACTGGTACAATTTTCAAGGTGTGCTTTGAATTGCATGAATTGAATTGAACTGCAGTATAATTGGGGTGGACAGACCTGACTCACGGACAGCCAGGCTTTGGTTGGAATCCTTGTTCCAACATTGGACAGGTAACAAAACcacctctgagtctcagtttcttacCTGTGAAGTGGGGCTTACCTCCTCCCTCCTACGCTGATTAGAGACACAATCTAAGTAGAGTACACACGTAATGTATCAAATGGGACCAAGTGATCAGTGGCTATTATTAAGACTTATCCCATGTGACTTACTCCATCTCAACAATGGCCGTAAATGAGCCATGAATCCCCCACCAATGCTTGTAATCCATTAACAGCAACAGTTATTTTCAGAATTACTCGTGGGAACGTAGAGGTCAGCCAGACACATAAGACATCAATCACTGTTActcccttttaaaatgtttattttaatatttctctcaCTAGGTATGGCATGTTCTGCCTAGTGAGGAGAGACTGATTGCCAGGATATTCTGAGGCCGAGCAATATAGAGAGAGCAAAGGAGAATGAAGACCAAATTGTTGGATTGGAGTTTTTCTGAGCACAATAAGAGCTAAAAGAGCTTTTGATCCAAAGACTAcaactctcttccctcttccctcaagGTCCCTGAGTGTGGGCCAACATAGCAATCGGACTATGACACACACCGGGCAGGCGGGCCCTGCCCCACCACAGCGTCAGCTCCTGGGGGACCGAAACATACCTGTTctgctgtaaatatttattgagtggacCCAGTTCTGCCATCTCCATAACCAGCATCCAGGACTCGGCTTCACATATCCCGATCATGCGCACGATGTAAGGGTTATCGAGCTGCTGCATGACGTTCGCTTCTGCTAATAACTCATCTTTAAGAGCCGGGTCATTAGCCTCGTTCTTCAGAATCTTCACAGCCACTGTCTTCACAACTCTGCATAAGAAATCATAATACATAAGAAACTTTTCAAAGTGGCTAAGTTCTAAGTTCCCTAATTCTAGGGAATTACCTTCCATAAAACATAATTGCTATGCTAGAAATGGTGTTATGGAGGTAGTTACAACCTtgttctctcattttatagacaaacaGTAACACTGTATTAGTTACAGATAATGACGAGGTGCTGAAAAATATCCAACCAAGCAGAGCCTAAATATTACGGgatatgtaaataattttcaaataaacccCACAAATTGCAACATGCATGGATTCCTGCAATATCTTCAGATTTGCCATCTCAGATTATCTGTCATGTGTGTGACTATAACATTCCTTTGATATATGTTAAAAGTGAACCTCCGGGTGCAGAATTAAAAAGCATACATCGTTAAAGCTCATAGtttacaaaaactttttaaaatgagcattGACAATTTTAAGCAAGCTTCAACAACTTtgcaaaaaattgtttttcactttcttataAAAACATCTCACAGGTCATGTGGGACCTCCTGAAAATATTCTGATATAGTGGGACttacataaatgaatggaagtTAACTCTGTATGATTTGAAAAAAGTGCATTTCTCTTCCCGCATGTGTGCAGGAAGAACATCTCCTTTGTTGAACTCCGAAATGggagaataaaaacagaactgtCCAAAAAGATGGTAAAATAAGAGAACAATGGGGTAAGTCTAACATACATTCACAAAAACCCAGACCACTTCAGTGTAGAGTTTAACAAGTGTTTCCACACTGAACGCAAGCTGTAGATCCTACACAAGCACCCCCAggagcctccctccccctcctacAATCATGGAGCTACTTCTCTATGCTCTCTCTAGTCAGTGCATCATGTTACCTTTCCACATTTCTGACTACCATCCACCTGAAACTGGCTCTGTGTATGGCGTGAGGTAGGGGTCAAAATGAACAAGAGAAACCTCTCGATCCTTCCCAgtagtaaaggaagaaaaaacaccCACAATCTCttgcagaaaagagaagaggaaggaaaccttccaattcactttgaggccagcattatacCTTGATGCCAAAACCGGAAAAAGAAACTTCCAAGAAAACCATTTACTGATCTCTCTCATGAACCTAAATGCAAATATTCTAACAGAAATATTAGTAAATTCAATTCAgtgatttatgaaaaaaatgaatatctaATTCAAGAACAAAGATGGGTTTATTCCAGGAAGGCGAGGTGgctttaacatctgaaaatcagtgTCCTTCACCACATAAACacaacaaaggagaaaaaccataaggtCATCTCAGCAGAAAAAACCAGTACTCAATAAGCTGTAATACACATCCATGATTAAAAacatctcctctcctctccccaaacCCTCTAGTTGAAATTACATATCCATAGTTATTGTCtgtgttaaaatatgtatttaattaagCAAGGAATTTAAGTGTCACGAACTAGTTGAGGAAATTTACACCTTAATACAGAGTAATTtatattcattccacaaatgacTGTGATATGCATGCACAGATTTTTGAACGAGCCTATCAATTACATGCACCCAGAAAAACAGGAT from Zalophus californianus isolate mZalCal1 chromosome 13, mZalCal1.pri.v2, whole genome shotgun sequence includes these protein-coding regions:
- the SYK gene encoding tyrosine-protein kinase SYK isoform X4, translated to MPMDTEVYESPYADPEEIRPKEVYLDRKLLTLEDSELGSGNFGTVKKGYYQMKKVVKTVAVKILKNEANDPALKDELLAEANVMQQLDNPYIVRMIGICEAESWMLVMEMAELGPLNKYLQQNRHVKDKNIIELVHQVSMGMKYLEECNFVHRDLAARNVLLVTQHYAKISDFGLSKALRADENYYKAQTHGKWPVKWYAPECINYYKFSSKSDVWSFGVLMWEAFSYGQKPYRGMKGSEVSAMLEKGERMGCPTGCPREMYELMKLCWTYEVEKRPGFENVELRLRNYYYDVVN
- the SYK gene encoding tyrosine-protein kinase SYK isoform X3, which produces MSLCLYISPNPGSISCLRGRCLGPAKSSTATGSRPENSVTFNPYEPDRGPWPTDRDAQREAMPMDTEVYESPYADPEEIRPKEVYLDRKLLTLEDSELGSGNFGTVKKGYYQMKKVVKTVAVKILKNEANDPALKDELLAEANVMQQLDNPYIVRMIGICEAESWMLVMEMAELGPLNKYLQQNRHVKDKNIIELVHQVSMGMKYLEECNFVHRDLAARNVLLVTQHYAKISDFGLSKALRADENYYKAQTHGKWPVKWYAPECINYYKFSSKSDVWSFGVLMWEAFSYGQKPYRGMKGSEVSAMLEKGERMGCPTGCPREMYELMKLCWTYEVEKRPGFENVELRLRNYYYDVVN